GGAGCGGCTTGCCAGAGAATGTCAAAGGATTTCACAGAAGTACCGTGTGACGCAATTCAATTGTTCAATTGATTAAAAGGTTTTTTGTACGTTTAGAACTGTTCGGTTTGAGTCACTTTCCCGGCATTTCATTATGAAGAAATTCTTTAAGAAAGAAGCCACTGTGTTGGCTATTGTGTTATTTTCTTTTGGGCTGGCGGGATGCCTGCTTCAATCAGATGATATTTTTACACAAACCATAACTACATCTGGTAAGGTGGTTTTAGTTTCGAGTGATTCCGTAAGTTTTTACGGGTTACAATCGGATAACGGCCAAAATTATTACCCGGACTCATTAGAAAATCAATACAGAATTAATAACCTAAGAGTGACTTTTTCAGGAAGAGTCAGATTTGATATCGAAAACAATTGGGGTCTTTTTATTGAACTCACTTCTGTTCGAACCGGAAACTAAGGTTCGAAGCCGCTTTTTCAATTCATTAGTACAATTATGCCAAAAGTATTTATCGACGGAAAAGAATTTGAAGCCAAAGCTCGGCAGACCATCATTCAAATTGCAGATGGAATGAACTTAGGCGGAATCGAACAAGTCGATATTCCAAGGTTTTGCTACCATCCTGCACTGCCAGTTGCGGGAAATTGCAGAATGTGTTTGGTTGAAATGGGTACACCGAAAATCGACCCCGCTACAAAATCACCGGTATTGGGAGAAGACGGAAAGCCTGTGATAATGTGGGTTCCAAAACCAATCACAGCCTGCTCAACTGAAATTTCAGATGGAATGCAAATTAAAACCCATCACACCTCACAAATGGTGAAAGATGCACAAAAAGGCGTTCTCGAATTTATTTTGATTAATCATCCTCTTGACTGCCCCACCTGTGACCAAGCCGGAGAATGCCCACTCCAGCAAACAACTTACAAATACGGGCCTGAAGGCTCCCGATATGAATTTGAAAAAGTTCACAAACCAAAGCGTGAAGCGTGGGGCGAAAAAATTACATTCGATGCAGAGCGATGTATCAATTGCACCCGTTGTGTGAGGTTTTACGATGAATACACGAAATCGCATGAACTTGAAATTGTTCAACGCGGTTGGAATAATTATCCATATCCACCTGAGCCAGCGCGTCTGAATGATAACGCTTATGCAATGAATGTGATTGACCTCTGTCCGGTGGGTGCGCTGACAAGCACCAGTCACCGATTTAAATCTCGGGTTTGGGAAATGTCTGCCACAGATACCATTTCGATTAATGATGCCAGATGTAACAGTATTACCATCTGGGTTAGAGATAATAAGGTGATGCGCGTGACTTCACGCTTCAACCCAAATGTAAATGGTTACTTTATCCCAGATGAAGATCGGTTGAACATTCAGTGGATTAATGAAAATCGAGCAAATGGCGCTTCGATTCATGAATCGGATGCACAAAAAAAAGTCAGTTGGAAAAATGCCATTCTAAAAGCGACCCATCTTTTGAGGCAATTCAAGCCAGAGCAAGTGGCCGTTATAGCTTCAGCAAAAGCCCCGCTTGAAGTAAACTATACTGCGAAAAAGCTTGCTCTTGAAATATTGAAAACGCCAAATCTTGATTTCATTCGACATGACCAAGGAGAGGATGATCAGCTTCTTATCCGCGCAGATAAAACGCCAAACAGTGAAGGGTGCCGACTTTTGGGAATTGCCCCACAAGAAAATGGTGTGGGCGTCGATGATCTTGCAGAAGCAATTTCAGTCGGAAAAATTAAGTGTGTCATTGGCATTGAAGATGAAATGGAATCGATTCTTCCGCTTGATTCGGCACTCAAGCTCGACGCTTTAATTTTACTTCCATTTAACCTCACGAAATTAACCGCACACGCCTCGGTGGTATTGCCTGCCGCAACCTTTGCTGAAAGCATCGGGGCATATGTCAATTTTGAAGGTGTGATTCAACTTTCAAAGCCGGCAAAAGCGTTGAAGTCTCAAAACCGCGAATTAATGAAAGAGATGGCAATGGCTCGCGGAGATCGGCATGTCACCCAATTTGACCACTGGAATAATGAGTCAAATAAAATTGATGCTCGCCCTTCTTGGGAAATTCTCGGTGAACTCATCATTGGGCTTGGTGGAGAGTTTAATTATAAAACCGCTCGTGAAATCTTCGCAAGTATGGCTAAAAAGTATTCGGCCTTGAATGGGTTAGACTATAAACTCATTGGAAAATATGGAATAAAACTTCAATCAGTAAACGGATCAGGAGCGACTGTTTCTGTTTAACGATTCAAAGGCAATGGACATTAGAACATTTAGACTTTTTTATATCATTATGACAATTTGAAAAACGAAATTTTATGAAAGCTTGTGTATTCATCGAACAAAGAAGCGGAAAAATTAAAAGTGCCTCGCTCGAAGCACTTTCAAAAGCATGCGAACTCTCATCAGGTAATGTAACTGCTATTTTGATTGGCGATAATGGAATTGAGGCACAGGCAAATTTGCTTGGAAAATATGGTGCAAAGAAAGTCAATGTGTTTCAAAATGAAACGCTCAGACTTTATGCCGCTTCAGCTTACACAAAGCTGGTTTCAAAAGTCATGTTGGAAGCCGGTGCAACCGATTTATTTTTTGCCTCAACATCGCTTGGGAAGGATTTGGCGCCAAGGGTTGCCGTTCGGTTGGGTGCCGGTGTGGCAAGTGATTGTATCGAGTTACTCATGACCAATGGAAATGTACAGGCAAAACGCTATGCCTATTCGGGAAAAGCGATAGCAACAGTTGAATTGAAATCTGAATTAAAAATTTATACCCTTCGCCCGAATGTATTTCCACAAGTTGAAACACCGGTAGAGCCTGAGATCACAGTTTCTGCTTTTAACCCTGAAACTGCCGATTTGAAAGAGATGGTAAAGGAAATTATCGAATCGTCGGGTAAGCTTGATGTTTCAGAAGCGGATATTGTCGTCAGTGGCGGCCGCGGGT
The window above is part of the Chloroherpetonaceae bacterium genome. Proteins encoded here:
- a CDS encoding electron transfer flavoprotein subunit alpha/FixB family protein, encoding MKACVFIEQRSGKIKSASLEALSKACELSSGNVTAILIGDNGIEAQANLLGKYGAKKVNVFQNETLRLYAASAYTKLVSKVMLEAGATDLFFASTSLGKDLAPRVAVRLGAGVASDCIELLMTNGNVQAKRYAYSGKAIATVELKSELKIYTLRPNVFPQVETPVEPEITVSAFNPETADLKEMVKEIIESSGKLDVSEADIVVSGGRGLKEPSNFVLVENLANALGGAVGASRAVVDAGWRPHEEQVGQTGKVVSPKLYIAVGISGAVQHLAGMTASKVIVAINKDKDAPIFQIADYGIVGDALEVLPALTEEFKKILQN
- a CDS encoding 2Fe-2S iron-sulfur cluster-binding protein, with translation MPKVFIDGKEFEAKARQTIIQIADGMNLGGIEQVDIPRFCYHPALPVAGNCRMCLVEMGTPKIDPATKSPVLGEDGKPVIMWVPKPITACSTEISDGMQIKTHHTSQMVKDAQKGVLEFILINHPLDCPTCDQAGECPLQQTTYKYGPEGSRYEFEKVHKPKREAWGEKITFDAERCINCTRCVRFYDEYTKSHELEIVQRGWNNYPYPPEPARLNDNAYAMNVIDLCPVGALTSTSHRFKSRVWEMSATDTISINDARCNSITIWVRDNKVMRVTSRFNPNVNGYFIPDEDRLNIQWINENRANGASIHESDAQKKVSWKNAILKATHLLRQFKPEQVAVIASAKAPLEVNYTAKKLALEILKTPNLDFIRHDQGEDDQLLIRADKTPNSEGCRLLGIAPQENGVGVDDLAEAISVGKIKCVIGIEDEMESILPLDSALKLDALILLPFNLTKLTAHASVVLPAATFAESIGAYVNFEGVIQLSKPAKALKSQNRELMKEMAMARGDRHVTQFDHWNNESNKIDARPSWEILGELIIGLGGEFNYKTAREIFASMAKKYSALNGLDYKLIGKYGIKLQSVNGSGATVSV